In Lactococcus paracarnosus, a genomic segment contains:
- a CDS encoding cryptochrome/photolyase family protein has translation MYTVVWFRQDLRIQDNQALYHAFQQLKKDDKLVLLFQVNPDQFLTDSLNHQAFFESIRHFKTILDGKAHLQIQYGEPKHLFTQLKETLPDWDKVYFNQDTSGYGAKRDKEMITFFAQHQIAHFSFQDRYLNGADDIRTQKNEVYKVFTPYYNQWKERLKATPLAIDFQTDQILNDTLFPDDEQRFSELTKHDEGRGPVGEQAANWQLKQFLTYDVTSYDTARDIPSLDQTSHLSRFLRTGELSIRTLWQALQELPVSQGRLTFEKELCWRDFYHMIYTHAPHQKTQPLRPEFNFIKWENDKEKFQLWQTGQTGFPIVDAAMRQLNQTGWMHNRLRMITASFLTKDLLIDWRWGEWYFQKQLIDYDPASNIGGWQWAASTGTDAVPYFRIFNPTTQSEKFDPDGLFIKTYVPELANLPIKFMHQPEKMTSIDQAMYGVILDKNYPGPMVDHKARRTLAISTYEDSKAYYQDELAHGNR, from the coding sequence ATGTATACAGTCGTATGGTTTCGTCAAGACTTAAGAATCCAAGATAATCAAGCGCTCTATCATGCTTTTCAGCAATTAAAAAAAGATGACAAACTCGTCTTGCTATTCCAAGTTAATCCAGATCAATTTCTAACCGATAGTCTCAATCATCAGGCTTTTTTTGAGAGCATCCGTCACTTCAAAACAATATTAGATGGTAAGGCGCACCTTCAGATTCAATATGGAGAGCCTAAGCACCTGTTTACCCAACTAAAAGAGACTTTACCTGATTGGGATAAAGTCTATTTCAACCAAGATACCTCAGGATACGGTGCCAAAAGAGATAAAGAAATGATCACATTTTTTGCCCAACATCAGATAGCCCACTTCAGCTTTCAAGATCGCTATCTCAATGGTGCTGATGACATCAGAACACAAAAAAATGAGGTCTATAAAGTCTTCACCCCTTATTATAATCAATGGAAAGAACGCCTAAAAGCTACGCCATTGGCCATTGATTTTCAAACAGATCAGATCCTAAATGACACCCTGTTTCCTGATGATGAACAACGGTTTAGTGAGCTTACTAAACATGATGAGGGTCGTGGACCTGTCGGTGAACAGGCTGCCAACTGGCAATTAAAGCAGTTTTTAACCTATGATGTCACAAGCTACGATACGGCACGAGATATCCCATCTTTAGATCAGACGAGCCACCTTTCACGGTTCTTAAGAACAGGAGAATTGTCGATTCGAACGCTTTGGCAAGCCTTACAAGAATTGCCTGTTTCGCAAGGCCGACTCACCTTTGAAAAGGAACTGTGCTGGCGTGATTTTTACCATATGATTTACACGCATGCCCCCCATCAAAAAACACAGCCCCTGCGCCCTGAATTCAACTTCATCAAATGGGAAAATGACAAGGAAAAATTTCAGCTATGGCAAACAGGGCAGACAGGTTTCCCGATAGTTGATGCTGCCATGCGCCAGTTAAACCAAACAGGGTGGATGCATAATCGATTACGGATGATTACCGCCTCATTTTTAACTAAGGACTTACTGATTGACTGGCGATGGGGAGAGTGGTATTTCCAGAAACAACTGATTGATTATGATCCTGCCAGTAATATTGGTGGCTGGCAATGGGCAGCCTCAACTGGTACAGATGCTGTCCCTTATTTTAGGATTTTCAATCCTACAACTCAATCTGAAAAGTTCGATCCCGATGGGCTTTTTATCAAGACATACGTGCCAGAATTAGCGAACTTACCCATTAAGTTTATGCACCAACCCGAAAAAATGACCAGTATTGATCAAGCCATGTATGGTGTCATCTTAGACAAAAACTACCCAGGCCCCATGGTTGACCACAAAGCGAGGCGAACACTCGCTATCTCTACATATGAAGATAGCAAAGCCTATTATCAGGATGAATTGGCTCATGGTAATAGATGA
- a CDS encoding Rgg/GadR/MutR family transcriptional regulator: MIYKKYGQTFKQLREQQGIPLTDFSEIGISKSALSKFERGESMMAFDKVTLALQQLDITLEEFELFLNGMSFTESDALLKEIEQAKLCGDIPKLKEIHRLALGKNLIPIYLSAKACYSKLSSDEIEFLDTYFYDLTIPGSKELRIFCLVMEKLQIHSVLQIIDFFSEDRHNILHTPNLKTYFLDACCSAVFILTQKRLKNYASHILNHINSFLDSEPYNLNLTFYRVLFPLLKGIWQYRFENKTSGKTLVQSSFNILRKTSSPEIVSYYANLCLNFNLKLSLI; this comes from the coding sequence ATGATTTATAAGAAATATGGCCAAACATTTAAACAGCTACGAGAACAGCAAGGCATACCACTAACCGATTTCTCCGAAATTGGTATTTCCAAGTCTGCCTTATCAAAGTTTGAACGTGGTGAATCGATGATGGCATTTGACAAAGTTACGCTTGCCTTACAACAATTAGACATTACACTTGAAGAGTTTGAATTATTTTTAAATGGGATGTCATTTACTGAGTCAGACGCTTTATTAAAAGAGATTGAGCAAGCAAAACTATGTGGGGATATTCCCAAACTTAAAGAAATACACCGTTTGGCTTTGGGTAAGAATTTAATACCTATTTATTTATCCGCAAAAGCGTGTTATAGTAAACTTTCAAGTGATGAAATAGAATTTCTGGATACTTATTTCTATGATTTAACCATCCCAGGAAGCAAAGAACTTAGGATTTTTTGTCTAGTTATGGAAAAACTGCAGATTCATTCTGTCCTGCAAATTATTGATTTCTTCTCTGAAGACAGACATAATATCTTACATACGCCTAATTTGAAGACCTACTTTCTAGATGCGTGTTGTAGTGCAGTATTTATCTTGACGCAAAAAAGACTTAAAAATTATGCCAGCCATATACTAAATCATATCAATAGTTTCTTAGATTCCGAGCCTTATAATCTCAATTTAACGTTTTATCGTGTACTATTTCCCCTTTTAAAGGGAATTTGGCAATATAGATTTGAGAATAAAACTTCTGGAAAAACACTCGTACAATCTTCATTCAATATACTGAGAAAAACCTCTTCTCCTGAGATTGTCAGCTATTATGCTAATCTATGCCTTAATTTCAACCTCAAACTATCACTTATATAG
- a CDS encoding MucBP domain-containing protein: MITKFCKYIIYGLLILILIPIMPLNNIIYAQARGDTSSGITFKANATEFAKGGAYTMNLHLLNQDGDTIPTGSKITLSIPSDAVNYDALDVSDSNLTQLFDITVDKAAGQIIFTLKKDIVGQVDVNGNISGTIIGDEGKTYDVGSTFTSPDGSTKTIDNQSPQIKVIKEDPNPPAYGFINSFWGMGPNDPATFIGKNVPDIDNFATGNFSRTTDEFSNFTQINAAGNGYVLPDSQFYQYYFTVIAPDNVTEPIIDENSIVVTDETTGAIVDPSAYTIDRTTGKNQLSVSLKSPRNSNGAINGADQFRIAVKTHVLDSSIVYHSISTVYVKYDTGGQVKEYQFDLNDQFTQDGHSDMFPNMTVEDKTYHAGELTEENIKAKLLENITAQDTTDGDMAKDIQVDYGDLLDKANTIGNYVDQVTYRVVNSTGHVTHKTITVHITDKADGGVVTVKYVDTDNKPIAGVDTETLNGKVGDPYASKEKTIPGYQLIKTPDNAKGKFTDQAEEVVYQYQGALLFVDAPGTLDFGTHELSPKDETYLLENKDKDILVQDNRSLDANWEMRATLTKELTEKKTGKTLPNVLYYDNDDNQSSQMALNDPVVIKDVKTKSHDQINLSSNWIKDKKGLKLKVKTGTANIGSYSGDIRWDLYDTVAND; the protein is encoded by the coding sequence ATGATTACAAAATTTTGTAAGTATATTATTTACGGTTTATTAATTCTAATATTAATACCTATAATGCCGTTAAATAATATCATTTACGCACAAGCAAGGGGAGATACGTCTTCAGGTATCACTTTTAAGGCAAACGCGACAGAGTTTGCTAAGGGGGGGGCGTATACGATGAATCTTCATCTGCTCAATCAAGATGGAGATACGATTCCTACTGGGAGTAAAATTACGCTGTCGATTCCAAGTGATGCTGTCAATTATGATGCCTTAGATGTATCTGATTCGAATTTGACTCAATTATTTGACATAACAGTTGATAAAGCAGCAGGTCAAATTATCTTTACTCTTAAAAAAGATATTGTAGGTCAAGTTGACGTCAATGGGAATATCTCTGGAACGATTATCGGAGATGAAGGTAAGACTTATGATGTCGGTTCTACTTTTACGTCACCAGACGGTAGCACGAAAACAATCGATAATCAAAGTCCTCAAATAAAAGTGATAAAGGAAGATCCTAATCCACCTGCTTATGGCTTTATCAATTCTTTTTGGGGCATGGGACCTAATGATCCAGCAACCTTTATTGGTAAAAATGTTCCAGATATAGATAATTTTGCCACTGGTAATTTTTCACGAACTACTGATGAATTTAGTAATTTCACTCAAATAAATGCAGCAGGTAATGGCTATGTTTTACCAGATAGTCAATTCTATCAATATTATTTCACAGTTATAGCACCTGATAATGTTACGGAACCTATAATTGATGAAAACAGTATCGTCGTTACGGATGAAACAACAGGGGCTATAGTAGATCCTAGTGCCTACACAATTGATAGAACAACAGGTAAAAACCAGTTATCAGTATCGCTGAAAAGTCCTAGAAATTCTAATGGGGCTATCAATGGTGCCGATCAATTTAGAATTGCTGTAAAAACGCATGTCTTAGATAGTTCAATTGTTTATCACTCAATATCTACTGTGTATGTCAAGTATGATACTGGCGGGCAAGTTAAGGAGTATCAGTTTGACTTGAACGATCAGTTCACGCAAGACGGTCATAGTGATATGTTTCCTAATATGACGGTTGAAGACAAGACTTATCATGCTGGAGAGTTGACAGAAGAAAATATCAAAGCAAAACTTTTGGAAAACATTACCGCACAAGATACAACAGATGGTGATATGGCAAAAGACATCCAAGTTGATTATGGAGACCTTTTAGACAAAGCCAACACTATAGGCAATTATGTTGACCAAGTGACCTATCGAGTTGTCAACTCTACCGGTCATGTTACACATAAAACAATCACCGTTCACATTACCGATAAAGCAGATGGTGGAGTGGTTACTGTTAAATATGTGGATACTGATAATAAACCTATAGCTGGTGTTGATACAGAGACTTTAAATGGTAAAGTCGGCGATCCGTATGCGTCTAAAGAAAAGACAATTCCTGGATACCAACTGATTAAGACACCAGATAATGCTAAAGGTAAATTTACTGATCAAGCAGAAGAAGTTGTCTATCAATACCAAGGTGCTTTACTTTTTGTAGATGCACCAGGTACTTTAGATTTCGGTACACATGAGTTATCACCAAAAGATGAAACTTACCTGCTTGAAAACAAAGATAAGGATATTCTAGTTCAAGATAATCGCTCGCTTGATGCTAATTGGGAAATGAGAGCAACCTTGACTAAGGAGTTGACAGAAAAGAAAACTGGTAAAACATTACCAAATGTTCTTTACTATGATAACGATGATAATCAATCAAGTCAAATGGCTTTAAATGATCCTGTCGTTATCAAAGATGTTAAAACTAAGTCGCATGATCAAATCAATCTTTCATCAAATTGGATAAAAGATAAAAAAGGTTTGAAACTAAAAGTTAAAACTGGTACAGCAAATATTGGCAGTTATTCTGGTGATATTCGTTGGGATTTGTATGATACAGTAGCGAATGATTAA
- a CDS encoding LPXTG cell wall anchor domain-containing protein: MNFKKLSFVLMFITVLTVFISIKSEVVKADVADQSQSTGTIGFYGTYPTPPTPPQPQPDRLPDTGETKDPMIQIIGGSALLIIGAVSILNNRKKKN; the protein is encoded by the coding sequence ATGAATTTTAAAAAATTAAGCTTTGTCTTAATGTTTATCACAGTACTTACGGTATTCATCTCAATTAAATCAGAAGTCGTTAAAGCTGATGTGGCAGATCAAAGTCAATCTACAGGGACAATTGGATTTTATGGCACCTATCCGACGCCACCGACGCCACCTCAACCACAACCAGATAGACTTCCGGATACCGGTGAGACTAAAGATCCTATGATACAAATCATAGGTGGCAGTGCCCTATTAATAATTGGTGCTGTTAGCATTTTAAATAATCGAAAAAAGAAAAATTAA
- a CDS encoding WxL domain-containing protein, producing MKMKMKMTLKNTKTMIFGAAVCATILAGGMTKVFADDPAPTPVDQKNSQGQVAFKTPGANALILKSVADVNFGEHEISANDETYKTETDTQSVVQDIRGTSAGWVLQVAQNGQFKADKTELTGAQIKLDAPTLDESSTAKATPKTGVTLSADGTASTIMSAAQGEGNGLAVEKFATGAASLSVPGATVKNAGQYKTMLSWTLLDTPENA from the coding sequence ATGAAAATGAAAATGAAAATGACACTTAAAAACACAAAAACAATGATCTTTGGCGCTGCAGTATGTGCAACAATCTTAGCAGGTGGTATGACTAAAGTATTTGCTGATGATCCAGCTCCAACACCTGTAGATCAAAAAAACTCACAAGGTCAAGTTGCCTTCAAAACACCGGGTGCAAATGCTTTGATTCTAAAAAGTGTTGCTGACGTAAACTTTGGTGAACATGAAATTTCAGCAAATGACGAAACTTATAAAACAGAAACTGATACGCAATCTGTTGTACAAGATATCCGTGGTACGAGTGCAGGTTGGGTACTTCAAGTCGCTCAAAATGGTCAATTTAAAGCAGATAAAACTGAACTTACTGGTGCTCAAATCAAATTAGATGCGCCAACACTTGATGAATCATCTACAGCAAAAGCAACACCTAAGACAGGTGTAACATTATCTGCTGATGGTACTGCATCTACAATCATGAGTGCTGCTCAAGGTGAGGGTAATGGTTTAGCTGTAGAAAAATTTGCAACAGGTGCTGCTAGTTTATCAGTTCCAGGTGCAACAGTTAAAAATGCTGGTCAATACAAAACAATGTTATCATGGACATTATTAGATACACCAGAAAATGCTTAA
- a CDS encoding DUF916 and DUF3324 domain-containing protein: MGYVQRFSFIYFRRTRGKRVKKLLIGIVSGILLINIHSMVAQADTVDYQVGAIKSTHQVDTAKSYFDLKLDVAQEDDIQVKVVNVSDKEITIDTSIDRAITNHNGVVAYDVKTGKSTDNIPYKIEDVITTQDKKITLAPKETKLVNYHVKVPTKAFDGVLSGGISFREESTDKDSNKKSSMAIENQFGYVIAVLLHGESEVVKPDLTLGKVNLGQINNRNVVYAPLQNIKAMYVNKLSVSSQITKKGSKKVLYSENKADMQMAPNSILNYPISLNEANFKPGKYTVDITAKSKGHVWKFSQSFEIKDKEAKKLNEKAIIKKKEPPYIIYGLILLFIIFIAFVVRYMIKKQKQIKQLQNKLKEKDVSIE, translated from the coding sequence ATGGGCTATGTTCAACGATTCTCCTTTATTTATTTTAGAAGGACAAGAGGGAAAAGAGTGAAAAAATTACTGATAGGTATCGTTTCAGGTATATTACTAATTAATATCCATTCAATGGTAGCTCAAGCTGATACTGTAGATTATCAAGTTGGTGCAATTAAGTCAACACATCAGGTGGATACTGCAAAATCTTATTTCGATTTAAAGCTGGATGTTGCGCAAGAGGATGACATACAGGTTAAAGTTGTCAATGTTTCAGATAAAGAAATCACAATAGACACCTCTATTGATAGGGCGATAACAAATCATAATGGTGTTGTTGCCTATGATGTTAAAACTGGTAAATCTACTGATAATATCCCTTATAAAATAGAAGACGTTATCACGACTCAAGATAAAAAAATTACATTAGCACCAAAAGAAACTAAACTCGTTAATTATCATGTCAAAGTACCGACTAAAGCTTTTGACGGTGTTTTATCTGGGGGGATTTCTTTTCGTGAAGAGTCAACGGATAAAGATAGTAATAAAAAGTCAAGTATGGCCATAGAAAATCAATTCGGTTATGTTATTGCTGTGTTATTACATGGTGAATCTGAAGTGGTAAAGCCAGATTTAACTTTAGGTAAAGTTAATCTTGGCCAAATCAATAATCGTAACGTTGTCTATGCACCACTTCAAAACATCAAAGCAATGTATGTCAATAAATTGTCTGTTTCATCTCAGATTACGAAAAAAGGGTCTAAAAAGGTGCTTTATAGTGAAAATAAAGCAGACATGCAAATGGCACCAAATTCTATTTTGAATTATCCAATCAGCTTAAATGAAGCGAATTTTAAACCTGGTAAATATACGGTCGATATTACCGCTAAATCTAAGGGACATGTTTGGAAATTTAGTCAGTCTTTTGAAATAAAGGACAAAGAGGCTAAGAAATTAAATGAAAAAGCAATTATTAAGAAAAAGGAACCGCCATATATCATTTACGGCTTAATTTTATTATTCATTATATTTATTGCTTTTGTTGTAAGATATATGATCAAAAAACAAAAACAAATTAAACAGCTTCAAAATAAATTGAAGGAAAAAGATGTATCAATTGAATAA
- a CDS encoding glycosyltransferase family 2 protein, which translates to MFTLPNYLYEILSWICDILIILVFANLLFFTTLSFFGLKKPKRDYKLVSPKKKFLFLVPAHNEASVIKETVKALLNQDYDDALFDIVVIADNCTDDTANIVRNLASKAIVFENFSKPDEPRGKPHGIASFINQGGWESYDYIAFIDADNIVVPSYLTEMNSQSVAHPDFVVIQGYLGMKNISTSITASGYAAVYFITNRAVQAANYALGWNAAIGGTGFILDTTYLKENGWNPRSYTEDFELQVELSMKGLRSGWNHFASVLDEKPNGFKVSHNQRVRWAQGHWFVAFTTTIKQVVSLFKSRTLRELMSKIETLFYSYSMVRPISYLGILCLSVLDSRLFNYLPMLFSTLLFWGVMQIVNFLIIPTVYFLQEAKPYFNMKKSLSKKIVFFFRLIYSFIYNSLTYMLAQIVGFGTWFFPQNKWNKTVHSVQYEDLEGE; encoded by the coding sequence TTGTTTACCTTACCTAATTATTTATATGAGATATTATCTTGGATATGTGATATTCTGATTATCCTTGTATTTGCAAATCTACTATTTTTTACGACCTTATCATTTTTTGGCTTAAAAAAACCAAAGCGAGACTATAAACTGGTTAGTCCGAAGAAGAAATTCTTGTTTTTGGTGCCAGCACATAATGAAGCTTCTGTCATAAAAGAAACGGTAAAAGCATTACTTAATCAAGATTATGACGATGCATTATTTGATATTGTTGTTATTGCCGATAATTGCACGGATGATACGGCAAATATTGTTCGAAACTTGGCTAGTAAAGCCATTGTATTTGAAAACTTTTCTAAACCTGATGAACCTCGTGGTAAACCGCATGGTATAGCAAGTTTTATCAATCAAGGTGGCTGGGAATCGTATGATTATATTGCTTTTATTGATGCAGATAACATCGTTGTCCCGTCATACTTGACTGAAATGAATTCACAGAGTGTGGCACACCCAGATTTTGTTGTGATTCAGGGTTATTTAGGTATGAAAAACATTTCTACTTCTATAACAGCATCTGGTTATGCTGCGGTGTACTTTATTACAAACCGAGCAGTGCAAGCAGCAAATTATGCTTTAGGCTGGAATGCTGCTATTGGAGGTACAGGCTTTATTTTGGATACGACCTATTTGAAAGAAAATGGTTGGAATCCCCGAAGTTACACAGAAGATTTTGAGCTACAAGTTGAACTATCAATGAAGGGATTAAGAAGTGGTTGGAACCATTTTGCTTCAGTCTTAGATGAAAAACCAAATGGGTTTAAAGTGAGTCACAATCAGCGTGTGAGATGGGCTCAAGGACACTGGTTTGTCGCTTTTACAACAACTATAAAACAAGTCGTATCTCTTTTTAAATCGAGAACACTTAGAGAGTTAATGAGTAAAATTGAAACACTTTTTTATTCCTATTCTATGGTCAGACCAATTTCATATTTAGGCATACTTTGCCTAAGTGTGTTAGATAGTCGGTTATTTAACTACTTACCTATGCTTTTTTCTACCCTTTTATTTTGGGGCGTTATGCAAATTGTGAATTTCTTGATTATACCAACCGTATATTTTTTACAAGAGGCAAAACCCTATTTTAATATGAAAAAAAGTCTAAGTAAGAAAATTGTTTTCTTTTTTAGACTCATCTATAGCTTTATTTATAATTCATTGACTTATATGCTCGCACAAATTGTTGGATTTGGCACATGGTTCTTTCCACAAAACAAGTGGAACAAGACAGTACATTCTGTTCAATATGAAGACTTAGAAGGCGAGTAG
- a CDS encoding pectate lyase-like adhesive domain-containing protein, with protein sequence MKKRLFIGLCGIALAAMSAGTLHAHATTKTPVKTATQALKSGQEVTVSSFNELSDALKDVSVTNIKVGGNITFDSSILDIPQRSVTIDGQGHQLKMGGNHITGATGTTAASFTIKNTTITNVSNTGQPIEKFFVTTSENWSVDIAGGIDYTGERFLEVQNSAVTFSGKNTIHTSEENAWVRTLTFAVDSEYTATAATSGQFSAFYFNGNLVDGKASGKVTADKNAKVTITISPDNDNDYYYPAFYDKVDRIDVNEGATLNITAAGHALQFIPRSDYAETPSVNVADGGILHLVGHGGGKYATVKFEQANAKLTANPGASVYIEGKSDNVIETAKDSVISVTNADYDFRNALAGGHIFNAKTTRLSLNQVTLNTWNKTGGDYKDEPTHAWDELSLGTIIDGNASSNKTSTNTDAQSIFQTSDYGRISGEKEKQKIDSPVLNPITDKDTQLTGIGIPGDTVIITVDGKELGRVVVGADGKWVLPISPTLAEGKTVIATQTDGTLVSDPVQQVVTHLAAETKNYFALGYWQDYGLVIEGQMDNADWDLSDSTKITKYVNLVSDDNTVALKVDAANTNWFGSAVRYNGYQAVFKNEELTALPNGTYKVQIGTKGNGIDALQDLQATNTNGETLKTTPYRSEFDKIDTQTISGKTFTTSIKDNVCYLTIS encoded by the coding sequence ATGAAAAAAAGACTATTTATTGGTTTATGTGGTATCGCTCTAGCAGCTATGTCAGCTGGTACACTCCATGCACATGCAACTACTAAAACACCGGTTAAAACAGCTACGCAAGCATTAAAATCTGGACAAGAAGTGACGGTCAGTTCTTTCAATGAACTTTCTGATGCATTAAAAGATGTTAGTGTGACGAATATTAAAGTCGGCGGAAATATTACCTTTGATAGCTCTATTTTAGATATTCCTCAAAGATCAGTTACGATCGATGGTCAAGGCCACCAACTGAAAATGGGTGGTAATCATATCACCGGAGCAACTGGCACTACAGCGGCTAGTTTTACGATTAAAAATACGACGATTACTAACGTATCAAATACAGGGCAACCTATTGAGAAATTCTTTGTGACTACCAGTGAGAACTGGTCAGTAGATATTGCTGGCGGGATAGATTATACGGGTGAACGATTCCTTGAAGTTCAAAATAGTGCGGTGACCTTCTCTGGTAAGAATACAATCCATACATCAGAAGAAAATGCTTGGGTTAGAACGCTTACTTTTGCAGTAGATTCAGAATATACAGCAACTGCGGCAACATCAGGTCAGTTTTCTGCATTCTATTTCAATGGTAATTTAGTAGATGGTAAAGCGTCTGGTAAAGTAACTGCAGATAAAAATGCAAAAGTAACCATTACGATTTCACCAGACAATGATAATGATTACTATTATCCTGCATTCTATGATAAAGTAGATCGCATCGATGTCAATGAAGGGGCTACTCTTAATATCACAGCAGCTGGTCATGCGCTGCAATTTATTCCTCGTTCAGACTATGCTGAAACACCTAGTGTCAATGTTGCAGATGGTGGTATCCTTCATCTAGTTGGCCATGGTGGTGGAAAATATGCAACTGTCAAATTTGAACAAGCAAATGCAAAATTAACTGCTAATCCAGGGGCATCAGTCTATATTGAAGGTAAATCTGATAATGTCATTGAGACAGCTAAAGATAGTGTTATCAGTGTGACGAATGCAGACTATGATTTTCGTAACGCACTAGCTGGTGGTCATATATTTAATGCAAAAACAACACGATTAAGTTTGAATCAAGTCACCTTGAATACTTGGAACAAAACGGGTGGAGATTATAAAGATGAGCCAACACATGCTTGGGATGAATTGAGTTTAGGGACAATTATAGATGGTAATGCTTCTAGCAATAAGACCTCTACTAATACTGATGCGCAAAGTATATTCCAAACTTCAGATTACGGACGCATTAGCGGTGAAAAAGAAAAACAAAAAATTGATAGTCCCGTCTTAAATCCAATTACAGATAAAGATACACAATTAACAGGCATTGGTATTCCTGGTGATACGGTGATTATTACAGTCGATGGAAAAGAATTAGGAAGAGTTGTCGTCGGCGCTGATGGCAAATGGGTATTGCCTATCTCTCCTACATTAGCTGAAGGTAAGACTGTGATTGCAACGCAAACAGATGGTACTTTAGTATCAGATCCTGTTCAGCAAGTAGTAACGCATTTAGCAGCTGAAACTAAGAACTACTTTGCGCTAGGTTACTGGCAAGATTATGGCTTAGTCATCGAAGGTCAAATGGATAATGCTGACTGGGATTTAAGTGATTCGACAAAAATTACGAAGTATGTAAATTTAGTATCAGATGATAACACTGTTGCGCTAAAAGTTGATGCAGCAAATACAAACTGGTTTGGTAGTGCAGTGAGATACAATGGCTATCAAGCAGTCTTCAAAAATGAAGAATTGACAGCTCTACCAAATGGTACTTATAAAGTACAAATCGGTACCAAAGGAAATGGGATTGATGCCTTACAAGATTTACAGGCAACAAATACAAATGGTGAGACATTGAAAACAACACCTTATCGAAGCGAGTTCGACAAAATTGATACACAAACAATCTCAGGTAAGACATTTACAACAAGCATAAAAGATAACGTGTGTTACCTAACAATCAGTTAA